From the genome of Streptomyces sp. NBC_01116, one region includes:
- the amaP gene encoding alkaline shock response membrane anchor protein AmaP, with product MRSTVNRVLLALAGLVLVVVGGAVLAAGLGASVPSWWPWDGKTDVLLSAADRQRWRDDGWWWPAVIAVLAVLVVLALWWFLAQLRRGRLADVLVDSGDGEGARLRGRALEGVLASEAGALDGVARAQAMLTGRRTEPRARVRLLMEPHAAPLGTLNAVADGALAHARDSAGLDALPAEVRLRAVKHRAERVS from the coding sequence ATGCGCTCCACCGTCAACCGGGTCCTGCTGGCCCTGGCCGGGCTGGTGCTGGTCGTCGTCGGCGGGGCCGTGCTCGCCGCCGGCCTCGGCGCGTCCGTGCCGTCCTGGTGGCCCTGGGACGGCAAGACCGACGTGCTGCTCAGCGCGGCCGACCGGCAGCGCTGGCGCGACGACGGCTGGTGGTGGCCGGCGGTGATCGCCGTCCTCGCCGTCCTCGTGGTCCTCGCCCTGTGGTGGTTCCTCGCCCAGCTCCGCCGCGGCCGGCTCGCCGACGTGCTGGTGGACAGCGGCGACGGCGAAGGGGCCCGGCTGCGGGGCCGCGCCCTGGAGGGCGTCCTCGCCTCGGAGGCGGGCGCACTCGACGGAGTGGCCCGCGCCCAGGCGATGCTGACCGGCCGCCGCACCGAGCCCCGGGCCCGGGTCCGGCTGCTCATGGAGCCGCACGCCGCGCCCCTCGGGACGCTGAACGCGGTCGCCGACGGGGCGCTGGCGCACGCACGCGACTCGGCCGGTCTGGACGCGCTTCCCGCCGAGGTGCGCCTGCGGGCCGTCAAGCACCGCGCGGAGCGGGTGTCCTGA
- a CDS encoding alpha/beta hydrolase: protein MRPVTATATAVTTILGVGATAVAAGRYASDVALKAAPGRPLPADRRLTVHATAAGQVTLTRSFSALRPGTYGLSGPDVHAVVGPVVEGASQAADTVVRRLESVGRGLLEPGAKVRLTPALYDGDPSRDLGLDHQEAEIPGELGTLPAWYVPGARDTWVITVHGLGTTRAHPMNLMGFLREQRFPVLDLAYRGDPGAPRPADGLGHFGASEWRDLDAAIRWALRYGARDVIVHGWSTGATMALYAAVESPLRDRISGLVLDSPVLDWPVTLRALAAARGVPAALLPLAVRAAQGRTGMSRAPVLETSAPASLRTPTLILHGPDDTIAPWAASRELAARRPDLVSLHAVAQAPHASMWNAGPARYEETLRRFLTPLM from the coding sequence AGCGACGTCGCCCTCAAAGCGGCGCCCGGACGTCCCCTTCCCGCCGACCGCAGACTCACCGTGCACGCCACGGCGGCCGGACAGGTCACCCTGACCCGGTCCTTCTCGGCGCTCAGGCCCGGCACCTACGGCCTGTCCGGACCCGACGTCCACGCGGTCGTCGGGCCCGTCGTCGAAGGGGCCTCCCAGGCCGCCGACACCGTCGTCCGCAGGCTGGAGAGCGTCGGCCGGGGGCTCCTCGAACCGGGCGCGAAGGTGCGGCTCACCCCCGCCCTGTACGACGGCGACCCGAGCCGCGACCTCGGCCTGGACCACCAGGAGGCCGAGATCCCCGGCGAGCTGGGAACCCTGCCCGCCTGGTACGTCCCCGGCGCCCGCGACACCTGGGTCATCACCGTGCACGGCCTCGGCACCACCCGGGCCCACCCCATGAACCTCATGGGCTTCCTGCGCGAACAGCGCTTCCCCGTGCTCGACCTCGCCTACCGGGGCGACCCCGGAGCCCCCCGCCCCGCGGACGGCCTCGGCCACTTCGGCGCCTCCGAGTGGCGCGACCTCGACGCCGCCATCCGCTGGGCCCTGCGCTACGGGGCCCGCGACGTGATCGTCCACGGCTGGTCCACCGGCGCCACCATGGCCCTGTACGCCGCGGTCGAGTCCCCGCTCCGCGACCGGATCAGCGGCCTCGTCCTCGACTCCCCGGTGCTGGACTGGCCGGTTACCCTGCGCGCCCTGGCCGCGGCCCGAGGCGTCCCGGCCGCCCTGCTGCCGCTCGCCGTCCGCGCCGCCCAGGGCAGGACCGGGATGAGCCGCGCCCCGGTACTGGAGACCTCGGCCCCCGCCTCCCTGCGCACCCCGACCCTGATCCTGCACGGCCCGGACGACACGATCGCCCCCTGGGCCGCCTCCCGCGAGCTCGCCGCCCGCCGCCCGGACCTGGTCAGCCTCCACGCCGTGGCGCAGGCTCCGCATGCGTCGATGTGGAACGCCGGTCCGGCCCGCTACGAGGAGACCCTGCGACGCTTCCTCACGCCCCTGATGTGA
- a CDS encoding enoyl-CoA hydratase/isomerase family protein, with protein sequence MTSLDTVLDKDGVRLTVDDAVATVTLTNPAKRNAQSPALWRALTEAGRALPGTVRVVVLRGEGMSFSAGLDRQAFTPEGFDGEPSFLDMARGPEAELDATIAEYQEAFTWWRRNDLVSIAAVQGHAIGAGFQLALACDLRIVAEDVQFAMRETSLGLVPDLTGTHPLVGLVGYARALEICATGRFVHAEEAERTGLANLVVPADQLDAAARDLAGALVAAPRDAVVETKALLAGALSRDYEQQRVAERAAQGRRLRDLAGITD encoded by the coding sequence ATGACCTCGCTCGACACTGTGCTGGACAAGGACGGCGTACGGCTCACCGTCGACGACGCCGTCGCCACGGTGACGCTCACCAACCCGGCCAAGCGCAACGCTCAGTCTCCCGCTCTGTGGCGGGCGTTGACCGAGGCCGGACGGGCGCTGCCCGGCACGGTCCGGGTCGTGGTGCTCCGCGGCGAGGGCATGTCCTTCTCCGCGGGCCTCGACCGGCAGGCCTTCACTCCCGAGGGCTTCGACGGCGAGCCGTCGTTCCTCGACATGGCGCGCGGCCCGGAGGCCGAGCTCGACGCGACCATCGCCGAGTACCAGGAGGCGTTCACCTGGTGGCGCCGCAACGACCTCGTGTCGATCGCCGCGGTCCAGGGCCACGCCATCGGCGCCGGCTTCCAGCTCGCCCTCGCCTGCGATCTGCGGATCGTCGCCGAGGACGTGCAGTTCGCCATGCGCGAGACCAGCCTCGGCCTCGTTCCCGACCTCACGGGCACCCATCCCCTGGTGGGCCTCGTGGGGTATGCCCGCGCGCTCGAAATCTGCGCCACCGGCCGCTTCGTGCACGCCGAGGAGGCAGAGCGCACCGGCCTCGCCAACCTGGTGGTCCCCGCCGACCAGCTCGACGCGGCGGCCCGCGACCTGGCGGGGGCCCTGGTGGCGGCGCCCCGCGACGCCGTCGTCGAGACGAAGGCCCTCCTGGCCGGCGCGCTCTCGCGCGACTACGAGCAGCAGCGCGTCGCCGAGCGGGCCGCCCAGGGCCGCCGGCTCCGCGACCTGGCGGGCATCACCGACTGA
- a CDS encoding VOC family protein, with protein MAGGASGVPTVYPTILYDDAKAAIRTLTQGFGFTEEAVYEGENGSVLHAELSCGNGRVMLGSKGREGLFAQAMTGAGPAGVYVVVDEVDEHCARAKEFGVEILMEPTDQDYGSRDYMARDAEGNVWSFGTYAPGSG; from the coding sequence ATGGCAGGCGGGGCGAGCGGCGTTCCCACGGTCTACCCGACGATCCTGTACGACGACGCGAAGGCCGCGATCAGGACGCTGACGCAGGGCTTCGGCTTCACCGAGGAGGCGGTCTACGAGGGGGAGAACGGCAGCGTGCTGCATGCCGAGCTGTCCTGCGGCAACGGCAGGGTGATGCTCGGCTCCAAGGGACGCGAGGGCCTGTTCGCGCAGGCGATGACGGGCGCGGGTCCGGCGGGGGTGTACGTGGTGGTGGACGAGGTGGACGAGCACTGCGCCCGCGCCAAGGAGTTCGGCGTGGAGATCCTCATGGAGCCGACCGACCAGGACTACGGCTCCCGGGACTACATGGCGCGGGACGCCGAGGGCAACGTGTGGAGCTTCGGGACGTACGCCCCGGGGTCCGGCTGA
- a CDS encoding ABC-F family ATP-binding cassette domain-containing protein gives MITASGIELRAGARILIESASFRIAKGDRIGLVGRNGAGKTTLTKCLAGEGTPAGGTITRSGEVGYLPQDPRTGDLDILARDRILSARGLDTILRKMRENEDRMANGQGATREKAMKKYERLETEFLTKGGYAAEAEAATIAAALSLPDRVLGQPLHTLSGGQRRRVELARILFSDADTLLLDEPTNHLDADSIVWLRDYLKSYRGGFVVISHDVDLVETVVNKVFYLDANRSQIDVYNMGWKLYQQQREADEKRRKRERQNAEKKAATLNAQADKMRAKATKTVAAQNMAKRADRLLSGLEAVRVSDKVAKLRFPDPSPCGKTPLMAEGLSKSYGSLEIFTDVDLAIDKGSRVVILGLNGAGKTTLLRLLGGAEKPDTGEVIEGHGLKLGYYAQEHETLDPERTVLENMRSAAPDLDLVAVRKTLGSFLFSGDDVDKPAGVLSGGEKTRLALATLVVSSANVLLLDEPTNNLDPASREEILGALRTYKGAVVLVTHDEGAVEALQPERIILLPDGVEDLWGADYRDLVALA, from the coding sequence GTGATCACCGCTTCCGGCATCGAGCTGCGCGCCGGCGCCCGCATCCTCATCGAGTCCGCTTCCTTCCGTATCGCCAAGGGCGACCGCATCGGCCTCGTCGGCCGCAACGGAGCGGGCAAGACCACCCTCACCAAGTGCCTCGCCGGCGAGGGCACCCCCGCCGGGGGCACCATCACCCGGTCCGGCGAGGTCGGCTACCTCCCGCAGGACCCGCGCACCGGCGACCTCGACATCCTCGCCCGCGACCGCATCCTCTCCGCCCGCGGCCTCGACACGATCCTGCGCAAGATGCGCGAGAACGAGGACCGGATGGCGAACGGGCAGGGCGCCACCCGCGAGAAGGCGATGAAGAAGTACGAGCGCCTGGAGACGGAGTTCCTCACCAAGGGCGGATACGCCGCCGAGGCCGAGGCCGCCACCATCGCCGCCGCGCTCAGCCTGCCCGACCGGGTCCTCGGCCAGCCGCTGCACACGCTCTCCGGCGGTCAGCGCCGCCGCGTCGAGCTGGCCCGGATCCTCTTCTCGGACGCCGACACCCTGCTCCTGGACGAGCCGACCAACCACCTCGACGCCGACTCCATCGTCTGGCTGCGCGACTACCTCAAGTCCTACCGCGGCGGCTTCGTCGTGATCTCCCACGACGTCGACCTGGTCGAGACGGTCGTCAACAAGGTGTTCTACCTCGACGCCAACCGCTCCCAGATCGACGTCTACAACATGGGCTGGAAGCTCTACCAGCAGCAGCGCGAGGCCGACGAGAAGCGCCGCAAGCGCGAGCGCCAGAACGCCGAGAAGAAGGCCGCGACCCTCAACGCGCAGGCCGACAAGATGCGCGCCAAGGCCACCAAGACCGTCGCCGCCCAGAACATGGCCAAGCGCGCCGACCGGCTGCTCTCCGGCCTGGAGGCCGTGCGGGTCTCCGACAAGGTCGCCAAGCTGCGCTTCCCCGACCCCTCGCCCTGCGGCAAGACCCCGCTGATGGCGGAGGGCCTCTCCAAGTCGTACGGCTCGCTGGAGATCTTCACCGACGTCGACCTCGCCATCGACAAGGGCTCCCGCGTCGTCATCCTCGGCCTCAACGGCGCCGGCAAGACCACGCTGCTCCGCCTGCTCGGCGGTGCCGAGAAGCCCGACACCGGCGAGGTCATCGAGGGGCACGGCCTCAAGCTCGGGTACTACGCCCAGGAGCACGAGACCCTCGACCCGGAGCGCACGGTCCTGGAGAACATGCGCTCCGCCGCACCCGACCTCGACCTCGTGGCCGTCCGCAAGACGCTCGGCTCCTTCCTCTTCTCCGGCGACGACGTCGACAAGCCCGCGGGCGTGCTCTCCGGCGGCGAGAAGACCCGGCTCGCCCTCGCGACCCTGGTCGTCTCCTCCGCCAACGTGCTCCTGCTCGACGAGCCGACGAACAACCTCGACCCCGCCAGCCGCGAGGAGATCCTCGGCGCGCTGCGCACCTACAAGGGCGCGGTCGTCCTCGTCACCCACGACGAGGGCGCCGTCGAGGCGCTCCAGCCGGAACGGATCATCCTGCTTCCGGACGGCGTCGAGGACCTCTGGGGAGCGGACTACCGCGACCTCGTCGCCCTCGCCTGA
- a CDS encoding helix-turn-helix domain-containing protein — protein MAETLKKGSRVTGAARDKLAADLKKKYDSGASIRALAEETGRSYGFVHRMLSESGVTLRGRGGATRGKKAASA, from the coding sequence GTGGCCGAGACTCTGAAGAAGGGCAGCCGGGTAACCGGCGCCGCGCGTGACAAGCTCGCGGCAGACCTGAAGAAGAAGTACGACTCCGGTGCGAGCATTCGGGCGCTGGCCGAGGAAACCGGCCGCTCCTACGGGTTCGTCCACCGGATGCTCAGTGAGTCCGGAGTGACGCTGCGAGGACGCGGCGGCGCGACACGGGGCAAGAAGGCCGCTTCGGCCTGA
- a CDS encoding neutral zinc metallopeptidase codes for MRFDDDADLDTSEVQDVRGSRIPGGKATVGGGIAGVLALILGLLLGVGPDQLGLSSGDPDPAATSSSARRVQESCLKGQDANSREDCRTVAVVNSVQDFWRQEFERRDADYAAASTVLFNERVGTACGSATSAVGPFYCPGDRKVYLDLGFFDDLRTKFGSSGGPFAQAYVVAHEYGHHVQNQLGTLARSQDGRQGENSNAVKVELQADCYAGVWAHHATTTPDESTGRPLITELTRADVRDGLDAAAAVGDDRIQERYQGRVTPESWTHGSAAQRQQWISTGFRTGDMARCDTFS; via the coding sequence GTGCGGTTCGACGACGACGCCGATCTGGACACCTCCGAGGTCCAGGACGTCCGCGGCAGCCGGATCCCGGGTGGGAAGGCCACCGTGGGCGGCGGCATCGCCGGCGTGCTCGCCCTGATCCTGGGCCTGCTCCTCGGCGTCGGCCCCGACCAGCTGGGCCTCTCCTCCGGTGACCCGGACCCCGCGGCGACCTCGTCGTCGGCCCGGCGGGTGCAGGAGAGCTGCCTGAAGGGGCAGGACGCGAACAGCAGGGAGGACTGCCGGACGGTGGCGGTGGTCAACAGCGTGCAGGACTTCTGGCGTCAGGAGTTCGAGCGGCGCGACGCGGACTACGCGGCCGCCTCGACGGTCCTGTTCAACGAGCGGGTCGGCACCGCGTGCGGGTCCGCCACCTCGGCGGTCGGGCCGTTCTACTGCCCCGGCGACCGGAAGGTCTATCTGGACCTCGGGTTCTTCGACGACCTGCGCACGAAGTTCGGCTCCAGCGGCGGGCCGTTCGCCCAGGCGTACGTCGTGGCGCACGAGTACGGCCACCACGTGCAGAACCAGCTGGGCACGCTGGCCCGGTCGCAGGACGGGCGGCAGGGCGAGAACAGCAACGCGGTGAAGGTGGAGCTGCAGGCCGACTGCTATGCCGGGGTGTGGGCGCACCACGCCACGACGACACCGGACGAGTCGACGGGCCGGCCGCTGATCACGGAGCTGACCCGGGCGGACGTCCGGGACGGCCTGGACGCGGCGGCGGCGGTCGGCGACGACCGGATCCAGGAGAGGTATCAGGGCCGGGTCACCCCGGAGTCGTGGACGCACGGTTCGGCCGCGCAGCGGCAGCAGTGGATCTCCACCGGGTTCCGCACGGGCGACATGGCGCGGTGCGACACCTTCTCCTGA
- a CDS encoding Asp23/Gls24 family envelope stress response protein produces the protein MTESSQRSNPDSGSGGRTPLSKRGGGDPGTRGRTTIADGVVEKIAGMAARDVVGVHAMGSGLSRTFGAVRDRVPGGGKSVTRGVKAEVGESQTALDLEIVVDYGVAISDVARDVRENVIAAVERMTGLEVVEVNIAVSDVKLPDEDDDDDGNDDQRLQ, from the coding sequence ATGACTGAGAGCTCCCAGCGCAGCAACCCCGACAGCGGGTCCGGTGGCAGGACCCCGCTGAGCAAGCGTGGCGGCGGTGACCCCGGTACCCGGGGCCGTACCACGATCGCCGACGGCGTCGTCGAGAAGATCGCCGGGATGGCGGCACGCGATGTGGTCGGCGTCCACGCGATGGGCAGTGGCCTGTCGAGGACGTTCGGCGCGGTCCGCGACCGGGTCCCCGGCGGCGGCAAGTCCGTCACCCGCGGAGTCAAGGCCGAGGTCGGCGAGTCGCAGACCGCCCTCGACCTGGAGATCGTCGTCGACTACGGCGTGGCGATCTCCGACGTGGCCCGCGACGTGCGCGAGAACGTCATCGCGGCGGTGGAGCGTATGACCGGCCTTGAGGTCGTCGAGGTCAACATCGCGGTGAGCGACGTCAAGTTGCCCGACGAGGACGACGATGACGACGGCAACGACGATCAGCGTCTTCAGTGA
- a CDS encoding DUF6286 domain-containing protein — MTEPGEPTGSTRRMPTVGQSGGDVSPHAPNTTADAREPVPTLERGDSTAGRFWSARRVPAALLALVLLGGAGLLLYDIAAVRADHPAMQWRRSLADGLAERRLDDVAVLIGAGVAALIGLWLILLALTPGLRDLLPMRRDRADVRAGLDRTAAALVLRDRSVEVSGVQSVRVSMGRRKAKVRALSHFRELDDVRTDLDAVLEKAVRELGLAKPPALSVQVHRPAKKG; from the coding sequence ATGACCGAACCCGGTGAACCGACCGGCTCCACGCGGCGGATGCCCACCGTAGGACAGAGCGGCGGCGACGTGAGCCCGCACGCCCCGAACACAACGGCCGACGCCCGCGAACCGGTCCCCACCCTGGAACGGGGCGACAGCACCGCGGGCCGCTTCTGGTCCGCCCGCCGCGTCCCGGCCGCCCTGCTGGCCCTCGTACTCCTGGGCGGAGCCGGCCTGCTGCTCTACGACATCGCCGCCGTACGGGCCGACCACCCGGCCATGCAGTGGCGTCGCTCCCTCGCCGACGGACTGGCCGAACGGCGGCTGGACGACGTCGCGGTGCTCATCGGGGCCGGCGTCGCGGCCCTGATCGGCCTCTGGCTGATCCTGCTGGCCCTCACCCCCGGACTGCGCGACCTGCTGCCGATGCGCCGCGACCGCGCCGACGTCCGGGCCGGACTCGACCGCACCGCCGCCGCACTGGTCCTGCGGGACCGCTCCGTGGAGGTGTCCGGCGTGCAGTCCGTGCGGGTCAGCATGGGACGGCGGAAGGCGAAGGTGCGCGCGCTCTCCCACTTCCGGGAACTCGACGACGTGCGGACCGACCTGGACGCCGTGCTGGAGAAGGCCGTCCGGGAACTGGGCCTGGCGAAGCCGCCGGCCCTCTCCGTCCAGGTGCACCGACCGGCGAAGAAGGGATGA